TTCTTTCTAGCTCTCTGTTTTTAATTTCCAACTTCAGCATTTCATTCTCCTCAGCAACACTCTGTAACTCTGTCTCCTTATCCATCAGACTTGCTTTCAGGGCTTCCACGATTGATTCAGATTTCTTCAGTTCAGTTCCAAGTTCTTGTTGAATACACTGGTCTCTCTCTACGTTTCCATTTAGCCATTTATTCTTCTCTGCAGTGTTCTTTAATTCAGTTTCTTTATCCATTAgtcttttctttaactcttcAACATCAGCTCTTGCAACCTTCAACCTAGCCTCCAATTCAGCCTCTCTCTGACATGATTCAGACTTTGTCTTCTCAACCAGTTCATATGCACTTCTAATCTGCAAGGTACTTTGAATGTATTCCTCTTGATATCTTCTTTCAGATGCCTCTAATGCAGCTCTCAAATGACCTACCTCAAGTTTTATACTATTGAGCTCAACTTTAAGCTGTTCTGACTTCTCAGctccttctttttcccttgcAATTTCAACATCACCTGAAGAAGCTGATGAGTCATTGCTCCTTTTGTTAACATCAGCCTGCAGTCTACTAACAAGTTCCTCCAAAGAATTGACTTGCATCTTTGATTGTTCTAACTTCAAGGCCAAGGACTTGTAAGCCTCCTCAGCTCTGAGACCTTCTGAGCGAAGCGTGTCCTCCGTGGCCTTTGCTTCCTCCAGCTGCATTTGAGCTTTACTTACTTCTTCCATTGCCCGAACTTCAGATTCTTTGCTGTCATTTAACTGAGCCTTTATTTCATCTACCAGCGCAAGAGTTTCTGTAAGTTCCATTCTTAAGTTCTGAACATCAGCATGAGCTGATTCAGCATGCCTAGCTTGAGCTGCTTCAGATTCAGCTACCCTTTCAAGTTGCATTTTAAGCTTCTGAATTTCATTCATGGCAGAAGCTAGAGCAGCAGAATCCATAGAGTGTTGCTTTTGGATAGCCTCAAGTTCCGACTGCCATGCCCGATCTCTATCCTGTGAGATCTTGCGCAACTCTTGCACCCGAGCTTCCTCACAATCCGATAGCTCCTGCAACTGCTTCTCagactcttcaagcttctctgACATGGCTTCAAGTTGCTTTTTAGCCTCCTCAGCCTCCTGCTGGGCCCTTTTCTTCCTTGATTCAGATGAGCTTAATTGGTCTTTTGCCTTCTTCAGTTCCTCTTGGAGCTGGGCAAGCTGAGTTTCCAAATCACTAACTCTAGTTGTCCGTTTCTTCTGAGGAAGGGGCAGTTTGTTACACATAGATTAAAGGTAAATAATCCCATCAGATGTATGGTAGACAAAGTACTGGAGGAAAAGCATCCACCAAGAACAGACAAAGAAACACAAGAAAGCACAAGATGCCAAAAGATTTGAAATGGCACAAAATTGGCAGATATTCGAACACTTAATTCAAATACCATTAATGCCTTAAGACAGAAAGTTGATTAAGAAAGGCAATcagataaagaaaagaaacgcaAATTGGTTATAAATGACAAGCTACAAACAGCATGCAACTATCCTTATAGGATCTATCTCTACCAGATGTAAGGTAAATAAAAAGGATAATACAATTCACTGTGCCATGAGGTGGAGAGGGAACTATCTGACAGCAATTCATATCTAACTGGGACAAGTAAATTGTTTAAAATGCTGGCACAGACTTTTTGCACCAACTCTTAAACTATGCATCAGCTTTATTTTGAATGTGGATACAGACCACATAAACTGTGAAATTTTGAGAGCAAAAACTGAACTTCAATATGCATCAACTATCTAGAAGTATCTGATCAATCTGCCAAAATGGTTAAGGTTAAGTACCTCAGTTGCTGGACTTCGAGGAGACCTGCGATCAACAACTTTAGGACTTCTTTCTTTTGACATCCTCCCGGCTGAGTTTGAAGTTGAAACTGAGTCTGCCTCTGATCCAGGAGTTTTGAGCTTCTGAGCTGTCCGAGGAGTGGCTGGAGATGTTTTCTGAGGCAGTTCTGAAGAACTAGTCCTGTTCTCAGAGTTTATGAGGTGAAATTATCAAAAGCAAGAAAGAAGACATATCATGGACAACTCAGAACAAAATAATGTTGATAAATGATATATTTCTCATGaaacaattaaataatttactGATACGGTGCACAGCTCTAAATGCTTGGGCACattcaaagatgaaaatttaGTGAAAGGATATATGCAAATTTTTAGCTAATGCTAACTGGGAATCTGCAGTGAAACATTAAACAGTACATTAATCATAGTGCAGCTGCATAATGCGCTATCTATCAAAGACAATGCATGTTGCTATCAACTAAATAcgcaatgttttaaaaaaaagaagaagagagtgTATCAGGTTTATGCAGCTAGTAGAAATTAATATTGAAGTTTTGGTTGTATAAGTCCTAGGATGTAATTAGTTATTTGCAGATCTTAAGggacaagaaaacaaagattTTGACAGATTTGCAGAGGAAGACTAGTAAAGTCAAAGCAGAGTATGATAGCCCCAAAACCTTAGTAATGACAAAGTACCTTCCTTTTGGTGTCTGCATATTAAGTAACTCTACGGTACAGTGGAGGAAGAATATGGCAAACAAAGGAACTTCTTCAAAGGCCCACCAGACCCAATGCACCTATAACAGTTCAGAAGAAAACCTTTGCTCAGAAAGAACTCTCATACACATAAATCTGAATACAGACAAATAAAATTGTTCTTCAAGGATACCCAACCTTTAGTCCATATTCAAGTGTGAGCAAGCAAAGCCAAGAAATAAACAACCAAACACAATAATCCCTTCAAAGAAACTCCATAGAAACCACCTCCACTACTCCCACCAACCAAACCTCCAACAGAAGAAAATGACTAAAAAAGTAAAGCGAAAAAAGAATGGGATAGATGGAAGAAAACAACAAATATGATTATGTTGGCATCCTttcacttctttttttcttttacttcgTTTTTACTCCTCTGCTTAGACTCTTTAACTATAGCATCATCATAATTAAGAAAACGACTCTTCCAACCCACATTTCTGCATAAAGTCTTAATATTAACTAGAGAAACCAAACATGACTTTCaacaaaaagataaaatattaacataactgaaaaaaaataagagagatACTTTTTGTATTCATCATTAACGTTAAGCAAAATCAAGATCGAAGAACCCACATCACTTACAGGGAAAAATTTGTAAATAATGAGAAATAAAAAACTGCTTGCACTGGGACAAACATAGCTTTTCTTCTAACAAGAAATTGACGTCGCTGATAGAAACTGTATAagatcatttatttatttttcttccttctttgctgtATCAAATTGCCAGAAAATAAGGAAATCAGGAGAAAATTCTCACTCAACCCATAAATCACATCCTGGAAACAGGACAGAAAACAATAGCAGGAAAGATAACAAGAGACAACAGGCAttgaaacataaaaaataaagaaataaagaaaaacccatcaagcatcattgatattttgcTTTGTCTAGCTAACAAACTAAGAtctaaagacaaaaaaaaaattcaattaccTGCTCtgactccaaaaaaaaaaaggaaaactacACCACCAATGCCTCTGTTCTTGCCTTTCACAAGCACCCAGTGAAAATCCTACTTACGTTTTAAAATACAACACTTTTAATGGGACAAAAGAAGTAATAGATATCCTCCAAAACTGGAGAGCTTTGGAGGGATACAAACAAGCAGCTAGCCTAGATATGGAAAACTACACCACCAATGCCTCTGTTCTTGCCTTTCACAAGCACCCAGTGAAAATCCTACTTACGTTTTAAAATACAACACACCACCAATGCCTCTGTTCTTGCCTTTCACAAGCACCCAGTGAAAATCCTACTTACGTTTTAAAATACAACACTTTTAATGGGACAAAAGAAGTAATAGATATCCTCCAAAACTGGAGAGCTTTGGAGGGATACAAACAAGCAGCTAGCCTAGCACATGGAGAAACCAACCCCATTTACCCCACCCTCAAAAAGACAGAAACCCAAAACCGCAAAACAAGGGAATGGACAGAAAACTGAAATATCATGAAAAGGAACCCCCATTGCTCCCACCCATATGGAAAACTCACGTTTCCTCCCTGGAACTCAATCAACTAGCAAGTTTCAACTACAGAAACGGAGCATTTCCAGTAACTAAACAGGGAAAATAGAAAAGAGATTAACAGCTTGAGAACTTACTTGAAAGGCCAAAAAAACAGGACAAAATGcggctttttttttcttttttgggttcCCCTGAGTTTCAAGAAAGTAGAAACTGCAGAGATAAGCAAACCCTATAACGTTAGTGTGTGAGTGTGTGAGAAAACTGAAGGGTGGTGGTGCAGTGcaactgctgctgctgctgtgcAATTCCCAATGTCACTACTGCTGCATTTAGTTCACTCCTTGGGCTTCTTTCACTATCACTGCTcagttgtttttgttttgtttataaTTTTGGCTCATCCTTTGCACTGTTTAGATGGAGCTGGGAGAGAGTGATTTCCCACGCGCTTGAGTCACTCGCCATAGCACGCTCCAATCAGAAATTTACGGATTTTGTCAGCAAGACAAAAGTACGCTCGTGGATGTGGTGGCCCATTCACGGGCCGATTTCCAAGGCTGGTAAAAATAAGGATTTGGCTTTTACGATTAATTATGCTAGACCTCCCTGAAAGTGAGGGGTAATTTCAGTTTGCCCCCTCCATTCCAAATATATAGAGATATTCGTATCGTTCTAATGATTTTCTTGATTGATTTGGTGTTTACACTTAGATGGTTCATGATAATTTTAAAACTTAATTGATTCTTATATAGTTTCCTATTAGTTTGAGGTCAATGCGTGTAAATCCATTAGGGTAGGATTTTTTattaaatgtaaaattttaatttaaaaaattcatgttgatttcatagtttttttttttttgaatggaTTTCATAGTTTGCTAACACTAGAAACATTTCATTTAATAAATGTTGCCATATGGCATTAGGGTTGTTTGGGAGAATTTTGTGAAGGGCTAGGCATCCTCAAAATATTCCatcatttaatttttccttttaagtctttctcaattttttaaatattttgaagtCGCTATGACAAGAAAAAAGGCTAGGAGGATTGACtattttcttattaaaaatttCACCGACAAAATCATCTTAATGGTTAATAACTACGATGGGGGTGCAATGAGTGGCATCAACTTCTATAATCTAATCGCTCTTTATAATTTCTCTACTCTTGTGCAAATTGAATTATTTCCCTCTAAACTCTTAAAAGCAAAGGGATTATTTCATCAACTCTCAAATTTTTATGAATTATTTGAAATGTGGCCAAGTTATAATTCATATCAAAGTGAAGTACGTGTTATTTTAGATCACAGGAAGCAAGGTGAAACGCACCCTCTTTCAATTAGGTTTTAGTTTAATTGACCCTATCATTTTTGTTGATGAGGAGTTTTCATAGGAGAGATGGCATTTATGACTCTGAAGAAAGAGCTTCGGCAGCCTCTTGCGGAATGGATCCATCTCGTTTTGTTTTCTCACTGGTCCCTCCCTCTCTGGTGCGTCCACTATACTGCTAGAAGTTCAGGTGTTGGGACTTGGGACCTGTGAATCACTATaactaggcctgtcaacggttCGATGTGTTGGACCCAGAATCGATCCATATGCCTGATGGATCTTGTAATTAAAATTCTGGAACTAGATCCGATGGGTCTTGGGTCGAGGTCAcatctacccaaaaaaaaaaagacccaaCATgtatcatttatttatttttttatccaTGTTAGCAAAAAAGTCCAACATGATCCCAAGATATTTAGCAAAAAGTACTTATATGCAACTTGTGATGAATATATTTCTGGTCAAACAAGTTTGCCTCTTTCAAATTCTAATTTCTTAGATGCTTCATTTGGGATATGGttaatttggtaaaaaaaaatacttttgtTAATTTAGTAAAAGAAtatatttagaaatatttatattttataattattaatgtaTTGTTCGAGTTCTGGTTGAATATGGGTCGGAATCCTATATTTCATAATTGACCCGCTTTTTTGTTAGAGTAAACGGGTACGGGTATGGATACCAAATTTATTCTTAATCCATACCCGAAAAAAATTATCGGATCTGGGTCCAAACCTGACTCATTGATAGCCTTAACCATAACTACCGAGCAAATGAACTAAATAGTCCCTAGACTATTTTGTGACTATTTTGTGAAAGGCTGAAAGCCGAGTTTGTTAATGAATTTTACTTTTAGTCAATTTAGTTCTTCAAATATTCTATTGTAGCCAATAGGTCTTTTCCATTCAAAACTAGTCAAAGTGGGAGGAAAATGGAAAAACCATCTAAAacttttcataaaattaataaaaccaAAATTAGCCGGGGAAATTACAAAGAATTGGATCAGATCGAGAGCTAaatattggagatttttcaaTAATTGTTTTGATATTCTTGTTAGAGTTTGTTGAAAATCAACATAGTTTTTATAGCAGTTTCTCACAATTTAAATTAGTTacgaaaaaaaattaaaggacTAAATTGGTTAAGAATAAAATTAAGAGACTATTTTGACCTTAACAAAAGAGTAGAGGGACTATTTAGGTCATTTTCTCAGAAGTACCACACCTCTCTTAAGATTAAAGAAGCTGTTATCTTGAGATTCAAAACTAATCAGCGTAGCATACCTTAGTTTACTTTAATTGTTCGGTTTATACATGTGCTGGAAGTTTGGGAAATCTGCGTTTCCTTTGAAATGGATAAGATTTAAGCGAAAGTTAAGATTGAAGGAGAATAAGCCAAAAAGAACTTGATCTTTTTGGCCCATTTGGTAAGTTGTTAATAAGGTCAAACATAAATTAGCTTTCCATGCTGTAACATCCAATCTTATGGAGTCCCTAAGGAGTTTCCCACAAAATTTGGTAAAGTAATTCGTGCTGAATAATTTCTAGTAATCTAGTTAATAATACTCCCCTTTACTACTAGGGAAGACACACATCTAAGTTCATCagtttttgaatttatttgtaGGGGATTCATTTTGCTTGCCTTTTCATTTTACATTCATCATATCATAAAAATTACCAcaatattatttcaaataatcttctatcAAAACAGGCGAACTCCATTTAGTTGTTCACTACTTTGAACACCTGTGGCAATGGCCACTAAAGTAAGCGAATCAAAGAACTTTGAGGTA
This portion of the Coffea eugenioides isolate CCC68of chromosome 11, Ceug_1.0, whole genome shotgun sequence genome encodes:
- the LOC113751178 gene encoding interactor of constitutive active ROPs 2, chloroplastic-like, producing the protein MSKERSPKVVDRRSPRSPATEKKRTTRVSDLETQLAQLQEELKKAKDQLSSSESRKKRAQQEAEEAKKQLEAMSEKLEESEKQLQELSDCEEARVQELRKISQDRDRAWQSELEAIQKQHSMDSAALASAMNEIQKLKMQLERVAESEAAQARHAESAHADVQNLRMELTETLALVDEIKAQLNDSKESEVRAMEEVSKAQMQLEEAKATEDTLRSEGLRAEEAYKSLALKLEQSKMQVNSLEELVSRLQADVNKRSNDSSASSGDVEIAREKEGAEKSEQLKVELNSIKLEVGHLRAALEASERRYQEEYIQSTLQIRSAYELVEKTKSESCQREAELEARLKVARADVEELKKRLMDKETELKNTAEKNKWLNGNVERDQCIQQELGTELKKSESIVEALKASLMDKETELQSVAEENEMLKLEIKNRELERSKLNDEALALVEAARATEQEALSKLSYLTDEADQSSRKTARVTEQLDAAQAANSEMEAELRRLKVQADQWRKAAEAAATMLSTGNNGKFVERTGSLDYHTLGGKLNSPYSEDLDDDSPKKKNSNMLKKIGVLLKKGQK